The following DNA comes from Cellulophaga sp. HaHa_2_95.
TTTTCTTCAAACTGAATAAAATCATGTTTTAATTCACTCTTAAAAATACCTATAGCATCTACTTTTACGTTATCTAAAAGAACACCACTTAAATGTGCCACATACACTTCACCACTTTTAATATGTGGGTGGTTAGACTGCTCATAGAGATAAGATGCTATTTTTTTAGAATTGGCATGAATACTATCTGGATCTGCAAAGATCTCCGAAGTAATTTTATACATCTCATTAAATTCTACATCTACATCGTTCGCAAAATTGAAATAGTTTTCTTCTTTCTCTCTAAAAGGTTTGAAAAAATATTCTTTTAAGAGACCTGTAGTCTCGTCATTTAAACTATGCGGTGTTTCTGATAAGAAAATAGCTTCGTTTTTATTTTTGTTTCCCACACGATGAAGCGAGATACTTTCTATTTGAGTCGCGTATAAATTAATCATAGTTTATATAAAGGTAAATTAGTGTTTGTTGCTCTTAGTGTTTATATAATGTTTACTGTTGAAAAAGAAGGATTTTAATTCCAATTTTCATCAAAATCTAAATCATCATAGCTATCAAAAGTATCATCAAAATCAAAAGTAGGATCTGCTTCAAATGTTTTTTCAGGTGGAGAATCTGGCAGCTCTCCAAAACTAAATAATATGTTAGGGTAGGTTCTTCCGTCTTCTTTAGGTACAATATCTGCTAGCTCAACAAAGAATGTCCACATACTTAAAAAGTCGTAGACATAGATAAGTTTTGGCGTATCTTCTGTAATAATATCTTCTAGAAACGTTTCGTTCATTAAACGAATATCAGAACCATTTTCACTGATGTCATGTAGCGCTATCTCCTCGTCTTGAATCCATTCCTCATTACAAGTATAGAAAGAAGCCATTTCATTGCCTAAAAACCCAAATGCTTGTGTTATGGCATTATGAAAATCTTCTAGCGTTGTACTTGCCTCAATTTCAATGTCTCTAAAGATGTCTTCCTCTGTATCTAATATTATGCGAATCTTATAAATCATTATTTTGATTTTTTTAGGGGTACAAAGTTACAAAGAATTAAGGCTTGATTTAGTTTTTGATGCTTCTAAAACCAAATAGAATTGTACTCCAAAAAGAATTGCAGCAACGACCATGTGAAAGGTCTGACTACCAAAAGGGAAATCAACATAATACATCGTAATACCAGAAATTATTTCTAGTAATAATAAAAGTAATACCCATCTTATTTTTTCGAACCCTAATTCGAATTTATAAATCAAATAAGCTATATAAAGGTTTAAAACTCCCACAAAAATGGAAAAAGACCTGTGTATATAAAATTGAAGGGTAGGATTCATTAGCCATTGACTCTTGGCATCTTCTCCAAAAATATCTATTTGCAGGTCTATAAATTGCCGTACTTGAGTCCCAATAATAATTTGAATAAGGGTAACTATTAATGATGCCCACAGCAATTTATACAAATTTCGACTGGCTTTATAGATTTTATCTGTTTCAGAAGTTTTATAAATAATATAAATTAACATAGCAACAATCACTAAAGCCATGACCATATGAACGGTAATTTTGACGGGTTCTAATAAGGAATACACTACTGTTGCGCCTAGCCATGCTTGAAACCCCATTCCAAAAACTACCAACCAGGAGAGAATGGTTATGCGTTTGTTTTTTCTCCAATACCCAAAAGATAAAGCAGCAAGAATAAGTGTAGCAAATCCTGCGAGTGCTCCAAAAAGCCTATTTATATATTCAATCCATGTATGCCATACATTAAAAATAGCATAGTCATGCTTGGTGTATTCTTCCCAATTCGAGGCATTATATTTTGCTGAGGTTGTAAAGTCTGTTTTAGCAACTTTTAAAGCTTCGCTGTGAATAATAACTTGGCCTTTTTCAAAAGTTTTGTTTTTATCCCAATTTAAAACAGATTCATCAGTAGGAGGTATGTAGTATCCAAAACATTTAGGCCAATCAGGACACCCCATTCCACTTCCTGTCATCCGCACGACAGCTCCTGCTACGATGACCAAATACACCAATACGAGGGTAATTTGGGCTATTTTTCTAAAGTACTTTTGCATTCACTTTTTTATTTTACAAAATTACTACTCTTTGTTCAATTTAGGAAGAAAGTTTGCTGCTGTTTCAAAGGGTTTTAAAATATAAAAAGCGGAAAAACTCTAGATGAGAATTTCCGCTTTTTTAAAGTAGGGTAGGAGTCTATTATTCTACGACAATAAACTCTGATCTTCTATTTTGTTGGTGTTTTTCAGCACTGCAAGTAACGTTGTTTTTACACTCGTTGGTTAATTGTGTTTCGCCAAACCCTTTGAATGTTAATCGGGAAG
Coding sequences within:
- a CDS encoding heme A synthase, with protein sequence MQKYFRKIAQITLVLVYLVIVAGAVVRMTGSGMGCPDWPKCFGYYIPPTDESVLNWDKNKTFEKGQVIIHSEALKVAKTDFTTSAKYNASNWEEYTKHDYAIFNVWHTWIEYINRLFGALAGFATLILAALSFGYWRKNKRITILSWLVVFGMGFQAWLGATVVYSLLEPVKITVHMVMALVIVAMLIYIIYKTSETDKIYKASRNLYKLLWASLIVTLIQIIIGTQVRQFIDLQIDIFGEDAKSQWLMNPTLQFYIHRSFSIFVGVLNLYIAYLIYKFELGFEKIRWVLLLLLLEIISGITMYYVDFPFGSQTFHMVVAAILFGVQFYLVLEASKTKSSLNSL